In one window of Miscanthus floridulus cultivar M001 chromosome 12, ASM1932011v1, whole genome shotgun sequence DNA:
- the LOC136495702 gene encoding secreted RxLR effector protein 161-like, with product MASRFMEKPTMMHMKAVKQIMRYLKGTLRFSLVYTQGREEELLVGYTDSDVGGDLVGRRSTGGMAFYLNEGLVSWSSHKEKTVALSSCKAEFMAAIEAAKQALWLRTLLSELIATQPRIVTLFVDNNSAIALMNNPVFHGRSNHIDIKYHFIRECVERGQILVKRVCTTEKKADALTKPLPAVKLGVMRHLLGVRELSEHQA from the coding sequence ATGGCAAGCAGGTTTATGGAGAAACCAACAATGATGCACATGAAGGCTGTCAAGCAGATCATGAGATACTTGAAGGGAACACTGAGATTTAGTTTGGTGTATACTCAAGGGAGAGAAGAAGAACTGTTGGTGGGTTAcactgacagtgatgttggtgGAGATCTTGTTGGAAGAAGGAGCACTGGTGGAATGGCATTCTATCTTAATGAAGGGCTAGTGTCCTGGAGCTCTCACAAGGAGAAAACAGTGGCATTGTCATCCTGTAAAGCAGAATTTATGGCAGCAATAGAGGCAGCCAAACAGGCATTGTGGCTCAGGACATTGTTGAGTGAGCTAATTGCAACACAGCCAAGGATAGTGACACTGTTTGTGGACAACAACTCAGCCATTGCTTTGATGAACAACCCTGTGTTTCATGGCCGTAGCAACCACATTGATATTAAGTATCATTTCATCAGAGAATGTGTTGAGCGTGGGCAAATTCTGGTGAAGAGAGTTTGTACCACTGAAAAGAAAGCAGATGCActgacaaagcctttgccggcaGTGAAGCTTGGTGTCATGAGGCATCTGTTGGGTGTTCGAGAGCTCAGTGAGCATCAAGcataa